A genome region from Panicum virgatum strain AP13 chromosome 4K, P.virgatum_v5, whole genome shotgun sequence includes the following:
- the LOC120704421 gene encoding glycosylinositol phosphorylceramide mannosyl transferase 1-like — protein MPWMTKLLLQLQAAAADRRHGLGLSLGFGPGRGRRHPQTPRHAPAAGRFSPATACLTLCLLAVAAAATTLAVALHRQSPDPAAVAGPAASPRGFSVVINTWRRHALLRRSVAHYAACAGVEAVHVVWSEPRPPPETLRRGVLVNGTRRGTVRFEINEADSLNNRFRPIRSLGTDAVFSVDDDLIVPCSTLRFAFDVWQSAPSAMVGFVPRMHWLADPRGSTKEYRYGSWWSVWWTGTYSMVLSKASFFHRQYLDLYTNNMLPSIRKYVDENRNCEDIAMSFLVANHSGAPPIWVQGRIFEIGSTGISSLKGHSLQRSRCLNTFAAMYGHMPLVATTVKAVDSRRSWFW, from the exons ATGCCCTGGATGACCAAGTTGCTGCTCCAGcttcaggcggcggcggcggacaggaGGCACGGCCTCGGCCTCAGCCTCGGCTTCGGCCCGGGGCGCGGCCGTCGCCACCCGCAGACGCCCCGCcacgctcccgccgccggcagATTCTCCCCGGCAACGGCATGCCTCACCCtctgcctcctcgccgtcgccgccgccgccaccacgctcGCGGTCGCGCTGCACCGCCAAAGCCCCGACCCCGCAGCcgtcgccggccccgccgcctcgccgcg CGGCTTCTCGGTGGTGATCAACACGTGGCGGCGCCACGCGCTCCTGCGGAGGTCCGTCGCGCACTACGCCGCCTGCGCGGGCGTCGAGGCCGTCCACGTCGTGTGGAgcgagccgcggccgccgccggagacccTGCGCCGGGGCGTCCTCGTCAACGGCACCCGGCGCGGCACCGTGCGGTTCGAGATCAACGAGGCCGACAGCCTCAACAACAGGTTCAGGCCCATCCGGAGCCTCGGCACGGACGCCGTCTTCTCCGTCGACGACGACCTCATCGTCCCGTGCTCCACGCTCCGGTTCGCCTTCGACGTGTGGCAGAGCGCGCCATCTGCCATGGTGGGCTTTGTGCCGCGGATGCACTGGCTTGCTGACCCG AGAGGCAGTACAAAGGAATACCGATATGGAAGCTGGTGGTCAGTTTGGTGGACAGGCACATACAGCATGGTTCTTTCCAAAGCGAGTTTCTTCCACAGGCAGTACTTGGATCTGTATACAAACAACATGCTACCGTCAATTCGCAAATATGTGGATGAAAATAG GAATTGTGAGGATATTGCAATGTCTTTTCTTGTTGCAAATCATTCTGGAGCTCCACCAATATGGGTACAAG GAAGGATATTTGAGATTGGATCGACCGGCATCAGCAGTTTGAAGGGCCATAGTTTGCAGAGATCCAGATGCCTCAACACATTTGCTGCCATGTATGGCCACATGCCTCTTGTAGCCACCACAGTCAAGGCTGTTGACAGCCGCAGGAGCTGGTTCTGGTGA
- the LOC120704422 gene encoding thylakoid lumenal 16.5 kDa protein, chloroplastic-like, which yields MVAIATEAWALAGCGAAAQELPVQQLPPAAANRTKKALSLRGVSSSGGGQDWREAVVVGRRSGLASCVLAALAASFSPLAGDRPARAMVLEEDEDIELLERVKEDRKKRLQKQGVISSSGTETEYLQDLIYKLSKVGQAIDKDDLPAASSVLGPSPDTQWVQNINAAFSKFSSSPEERSMVDSFNSSLASLFTSVNKLDGESSKSAFVSSATALEKWIALAGLSGQLKGF from the exons ATGGTGGCCATTGCTACCGAGGCATGGGCGCTCGCCGgatgtggcgcggcggcgcaggagttgCCGGTGCAGCAGCTCCCTCCTGCCGCAGCAAACAGGACCAAGAAAGCCCTATCGCTCAGAGGcgtcagcagcagcggcggaggcCAGGACTGGCGTGaggccgtcgtcgtcggccggCGGAGCGGCCTGGCGTCGTGCGTGCTCGCCGCCCTCGCGGCCTCGTTctccccgctcgccggcgaccgcccCGCGCGGGCCATGGTTCTTGAGGAAGACGAAGACATCGAGCTGCTGGAGCGCGTGAAGGAGGACAGGAAGAAGCGGCTGCAGAAGCAAGGGGTCATCAGCTCCTCAGGCACCGAGACTG AGTATTTGCAGGACCTCATCTACAAGTTGAGCAAAGTTGGGCAGGCCATTGACAAGGACGATCTCCCAGCCGCAAGCAGTGTCCTGGGCCCAAGCCCAGATACCCAGTGGGTGCAGAACATCAATGCAGCTTTCTCCAAG TTCAGCTCAAGCCCAGAGGAGAGGAGCATGGTGGATAGCTTCAACTCCTCCTTGGCCTCACTGTTTACATCAG TGAACAAGCTTGATGGTGAATCCTCCAAGTCGGCGTTTGTGTCGTCAGCGACAGCGTTGGAGAAATGGATAGCGTTAGCCGGACTGAGTGGCCAGCTCAAAGGCTTCTGA
- the LOC120704420 gene encoding uncharacterized protein LOC120704420 isoform X2 has product MASEELLHKVQALIERCLQVYMNQKEVIDALSQQAKIDPGITELVWRQLEQQNPLFFKAYYMRLMLKNQIMDFNKLLEDQLQIMSKEFPSGIPSMALPNGSSSDPLKQNSCFLPETAPGSAMPDGIMHNGSSSVIINGTPSGDQLLNVGKDMHGLHSGIDASTSLQSYQNASAVLFGVDNGTSATIKTESGYSSNADFAFCGNTFLESCQSIGDASGGGSFSSSELNGQPLNDSILDMESSSFSFLNQIPQSFIFSDLAEDFSQSAEMTTFLTSETNNFSDSTVGDHTG; this is encoded by the exons ATGGCGAGCGAGGAACTACTGCACAAG GTCCAGGCTCTTATAGAGCGCTGCCTTCAGGTGTATATGAACCAGAAAGAAGTAATTGATGCCCTCTCTCAACAGGCAAAGATAGATCCTGGCATTACTGAACTTG TCTGGCGACAACTTGAGCAACAGAATCCTCTGTTTTTCAAGGCATACTATATGAGGCTAATGCTTAAGAATCAAATAATGGACTTCAACAAGCTTCTTGAGGATCAGCTCCAGATTATGAGTAAAGAGTTTCCTTCAGGGATCCCTTCTATGGCTCTTCCTAATGGCTCTAGTTCCGACCCAT TAAAGCAAAATTCATGCTTTTTGCCTGAGACTGCTCCGGGATCTGCAATGCCAGATGGTATAATGCACAATGGAAGCTCAAGTGTTATAATAAATGGCACACCTTCTGGTGATCAATTACTCAATGTTGGTAAAGACATGCATGGTCTTCACAGTGGAATAGATGCTTCAACTAGCCTGCAGTCATATCAGAATGCATCTGCTGTGCTGTTTGGTGTAGACAATGGGACGAGTGCGACAATTAAGACAGAGTCTGGCTATTCAAGCAATGCTGATTTTGCTTTCTGCGGGAATACTTTCCTGGAATCATGCCAGTCAATAGGTGATGCATCTGGTGGTGGATCCTTCAGTAGCTCAGAGTTGAATGGGCAACCACTGAAtgattcaattttggatatggaATCGTCATCATTTAGCTTCTTAAACCAGATTCCCCAAAGTTTCATCTTTTCAGACTTGGCAGAGGATTTCAGCCAAAGTGCAG AAATGACAACATTCCTCACTTCTGAAACAAATAACTTCTCTGATTCAACAGTGGGAGATCATACAG GTTGA
- the LOC120704420 gene encoding uncharacterized protein LOC120704420 isoform X1 has protein sequence MASEELLHKVQALIERCLQVYMNQKEVIDALSQQAKIDPGITELVWRQLEQQNPLFFKAYYMRLMLKNQIMDFNKLLEDQLQIMSKEFPSGIPSMALPNGSSSDPLKQNSCFLPETAPGSAMPDGIMHNGSSSVIINGTPSGDQLLNVGKDMHGLHSGIDASTSLQSYQNASAVLFGVDNGTSATIKTESGYSSNADFAFCGNTFLESCQSIGDASGGGSFSSSELNGQPLNDSILDMESSSFSFLNQIPQSFIFSDLAEDFSQSAEMTTFLTSETNNFSDSTVGDHTAG, from the exons ATGGCGAGCGAGGAACTACTGCACAAG GTCCAGGCTCTTATAGAGCGCTGCCTTCAGGTGTATATGAACCAGAAAGAAGTAATTGATGCCCTCTCTCAACAGGCAAAGATAGATCCTGGCATTACTGAACTTG TCTGGCGACAACTTGAGCAACAGAATCCTCTGTTTTTCAAGGCATACTATATGAGGCTAATGCTTAAGAATCAAATAATGGACTTCAACAAGCTTCTTGAGGATCAGCTCCAGATTATGAGTAAAGAGTTTCCTTCAGGGATCCCTTCTATGGCTCTTCCTAATGGCTCTAGTTCCGACCCAT TAAAGCAAAATTCATGCTTTTTGCCTGAGACTGCTCCGGGATCTGCAATGCCAGATGGTATAATGCACAATGGAAGCTCAAGTGTTATAATAAATGGCACACCTTCTGGTGATCAATTACTCAATGTTGGTAAAGACATGCATGGTCTTCACAGTGGAATAGATGCTTCAACTAGCCTGCAGTCATATCAGAATGCATCTGCTGTGCTGTTTGGTGTAGACAATGGGACGAGTGCGACAATTAAGACAGAGTCTGGCTATTCAAGCAATGCTGATTTTGCTTTCTGCGGGAATACTTTCCTGGAATCATGCCAGTCAATAGGTGATGCATCTGGTGGTGGATCCTTCAGTAGCTCAGAGTTGAATGGGCAACCACTGAAtgattcaattttggatatggaATCGTCATCATTTAGCTTCTTAAACCAGATTCCCCAAAGTTTCATCTTTTCAGACTTGGCAGAGGATTTCAGCCAAAGTGCAG AAATGACAACATTCCTCACTTCTGAAACAAATAACTTCTCTGATTCAACAGTGGGAGATCATACAG CAGGTTGA
- the LOC120704420 gene encoding uncharacterized protein LOC120704420 isoform X3 codes for MNQKEVIDALSQQAKIDPGITELVWRQLEQQNPLFFKAYYMRLMLKNQIMDFNKLLEDQLQIMSKEFPSGIPSMALPNGSSSDPLKQNSCFLPETAPGSAMPDGIMHNGSSSVIINGTPSGDQLLNVGKDMHGLHSGIDASTSLQSYQNASAVLFGVDNGTSATIKTESGYSSNADFAFCGNTFLESCQSIGDASGGGSFSSSELNGQPLNDSILDMESSSFSFLNQIPQSFIFSDLAEDFSQSAEMTTFLTSETNNFSDSTVGDHTAG; via the exons ATGAACCAGAAAGAAGTAATTGATGCCCTCTCTCAACAGGCAAAGATAGATCCTGGCATTACTGAACTTG TCTGGCGACAACTTGAGCAACAGAATCCTCTGTTTTTCAAGGCATACTATATGAGGCTAATGCTTAAGAATCAAATAATGGACTTCAACAAGCTTCTTGAGGATCAGCTCCAGATTATGAGTAAAGAGTTTCCTTCAGGGATCCCTTCTATGGCTCTTCCTAATGGCTCTAGTTCCGACCCAT TAAAGCAAAATTCATGCTTTTTGCCTGAGACTGCTCCGGGATCTGCAATGCCAGATGGTATAATGCACAATGGAAGCTCAAGTGTTATAATAAATGGCACACCTTCTGGTGATCAATTACTCAATGTTGGTAAAGACATGCATGGTCTTCACAGTGGAATAGATGCTTCAACTAGCCTGCAGTCATATCAGAATGCATCTGCTGTGCTGTTTGGTGTAGACAATGGGACGAGTGCGACAATTAAGACAGAGTCTGGCTATTCAAGCAATGCTGATTTTGCTTTCTGCGGGAATACTTTCCTGGAATCATGCCAGTCAATAGGTGATGCATCTGGTGGTGGATCCTTCAGTAGCTCAGAGTTGAATGGGCAACCACTGAAtgattcaattttggatatggaATCGTCATCATTTAGCTTCTTAAACCAGATTCCCCAAAGTTTCATCTTTTCAGACTTGGCAGAGGATTTCAGCCAAAGTGCAG AAATGACAACATTCCTCACTTCTGAAACAAATAACTTCTCTGATTCAACAGTGGGAGATCATACAG CAGGTTGA
- the LOC120704423 gene encoding pentatricopeptide repeat-containing protein At4g21065-like — MPASPWPTPRSVRQASQLHAVLTTSGKIAHPPSAGHLFNSLTNCLSAPLHLSYALSLFDRLPLHSTFLFATALRACLRASTGADHPVLLFRRMRRGGVRADAFTFHFLFRCCALARARAGICRMLHAACLRTTLPSAGMLVANPLIHMYAALGLTDDARRAFDEIPAKDAVAWTTMIGGLAKMGLLEEARRLLVQAPERNVVAWTSLIAGYSRAGRAAEAVNCFNSMLSDGVAPHEVAVTGVLSACSQLKDLDLGRSLHFLIGEKRIKMSDNLVVALIDMYAKCGDIACAQGIFDAVGRGQKPQPWNAIIDGYCKLGHVDVARSLFDEMDTPDVITFNSMITGYIHSGRLRDALLLFMQMRRHSLRADNFTVVSLLTACASLGALPQGRALHASIEQRLVEDDVYLATALVDMYMKCGRVDEATTVFQRMGERDVHTWSAMIAGLAFNGMGKVALEYFCQMKRDGFQPNSVTYIAVLTACSHSAHSCLLNEGRQHFKEMRSSHGIRPQIEHFGCMVDLLARSGLLDEAVDLVRTMPMQPNAVIWGSILSACRVHKKIDLARHAAEHLLKLEPDEDAVYVQLYNIYIDSRKWVDASRIRMLMEERGVKKTAGYSSITVAGQVHKFVVNDQSHPWTFEIITMMEEIAHRLKSVGYSPITSKITVDVDEEEKEQALLAHSEKMAIAFGLISLPPNLPIHIMKNLRVCEDCHSAIKLISKLWKREIIVRDRSRFHHFRDGTCSCNDFW; from the coding sequence ATGCCGGCGTCGCCATGGCCGACCCCTCGCTCCGTGCGGCAAGCGTCCCAGCTCCACGCCGTCCTCACCACATCCGGAAAGATCGCCCACCCGCCCTCCGCCGGGCACCTCTTCAACTCCCTCACCAACTGCCTCTCGGCGCCGCTCCACCTCAGCTACGCGCTCAGCCTGTTCGATCGATTGCCTCTGCACTCCACATTCCTCTTCGCCACTGCCCTGCGTGCCTGCCTCCGCGCGTCGACCGGCGCAGACCATCCGGTCCTCCTCTTCCGCCGCATGCGCCGCGGGGGCGTCCGCGCGGACGCCTTCACGTTCCACTTCCTCTTCAGGTGCTGCGCcctcgcccgcgcccgcgccgggaTCTGCCGGATGCTGCACGCCGCGTGCCTCCGGACCACGCTCCCCTCCGCGGGGATGCTTGTCGCGAACCCCCTCATCCACATGTACGCCGCGCTCGGGCTCACGGACGATGCGCGCAGGGCGTTCGATGAGATACCTGCCAAGGACGCAGTTGCGTGGACGACGATGATCGGTGGGCTGGCCAAGATGGGGCTACTCGAAGAAGCGCGGAGGCTCCTTGTGCAGGCACCGGAGAGGAACGTGGTCGCGTGGACTAGCTTGATTGCCGGGTACTCTCGTGCAGGTCGGGCTGCTGAGGCCGTGAATTGCTTCAACAGCATGCTTTCAGATGGTGTCGCCCCACATGAGGTTGCGGTGACTGGTGTGCTCTCAGCATGTTCGCAGCTCAAGGATTTGGACCTTGGACGTTCGCTGCACTTTCTGATTGGGGAGAAGAGGATCAAGATGAGTGACAATCTTGTTGTTGCGCTTATCGACATGTATGCCAAGTGCGGTGACATTGCCTGTGCACAGGGGATCTTTGACGCAGTGGGAAGAGGCCAAAAGCCCCAGCCATGGAATGCTATCATTGACGGGTACTGCAAACTTGGCCATGTTGATGTTGCTAGGTCTCTGTTTGATGAAATGGACACCCCTGATGTCATCACATTCAACTCGATGATCACTGGATACATCCACAGTGGCCGGCTTAGAGATGCATTACTGTTGTTCATGCAGATGAGGAGACATAGCCTGCGTGCTGATAATTTTACAGTGGTGAGCCTTCTCACTGCGTGTGCAAGCTTAGGTGCACTGCCTCAGGGCAGGGCTTTGCATGCTTCAATCGAGCAGAGGTTGGTGGAAGATGATGTTTATCTTGCAACTGCACTTGTGGACATGTATATGAAATGTGGGAGGGTGGATGAGGCAACCACTGTGTTCCAGCGGATGGGTGAAAGAGATGTTCACACTTGGAGTGCCATGATTGCAGGTCTTGCTTTCAATGGAATGGGTAAGGTTGCTCTGGAGTATTTCTGCCAGATGAAACGCGATGGTTTTCAGCCCAACTCAGTTACCTACATTGCTGTTCTCACTGCATGCAGCCACTCTGCCCACTCATGCCTGCTTAATGAAGGTCGTCAGCATTTCAAAGAAATGAGATCCTCGCACGGTATACGCCCTCAGATTGAGCATTTTGGCTGCATGGTAGATTTGCTTGCTCGAAGTGGGCTCTTGGATGAAGCTGTGGATCTTGTTCGGACGATGCCAATGCAACCAAATGCTGTCATATGGGGCTCCATCTTGAGTGCTTGCAGAGTCCACAAAAAAATTGACCTAGCTCGACATGCTGCGGAGCATCTTCTGAAGTTAGAGCCTGACGAGGATGCTGTCTATGTTCAGCTGTATAACATATACATAGACTCTAGAAAATGGGTAGATGCATCAAGGATAAGGATGTTGATGGAAGAACGGGGAGTTAAGAAGACAGCAGGTTACAGTTCGATTACTGTGGCCGGGCAGGTGCATAAGTTTGTTGTTAATGACCAATCACATCCTTGGACATTTGAGATCATCACAATGATGGAGGAAATTGCACACAGGCTAAAGTCTGTGGGTTATTCTCCGATCACGTCAAAGATAACAGTGGATGTTGATGAGGAAGAGAAAGAACAAGCACTTTTAGCACACAGTGAGAAGATGGCCATTGCTTTCGGTCTTATTAGCCTTCCACCGAACTTGCCTATTCATATCATGAAAAACCTGAGGGTCTGTGAGGACTGCCACTCTGCAATCAAGTTAATCTCAAAGCTTTGGAAACGGGAAATCATTGTTAGAGACCGGAGTAGGTTCCACCATTTTCGAGATGGAACATGCTCTTGCAATGATTTTTGGTGA